The Mastacembelus armatus chromosome 9, fMasArm1.2, whole genome shotgun sequence genome contains a region encoding:
- the slc7a4 gene encoding cationic amino acid transporter 4, producing MASCQRGCAPAVRLCQKLNRLKTLDDDMMATSLKRCLSTLDLTLMGVGGMVGSGLYVLTGTVAKDMVGPAVIISFLFAGIASLLAAFCYAEFGARIPKTGSAYMFTYVSMGEVWAFLIGWNVILENMIGGAAVARAWSGYLDSIFNHAIQNFTETHIMQWNVPFLAHYPDILAAGILVVASFFISFGVQVSSYLNHIFSSISMGVIVFILVFGFVLAEPANWSQKEGGFAPFGLSGILAGSATCFFAFVGFDVIASSSEEAKNPQKAVPIATAISLALATTAYILVSTVLTLIVPWHSLDPNSALADAFFRRGYSWAGVVVAIGSICAMNTVLLCNLFSLPRIVYAMADDGLFFSFFARVNPITKVPVNAILVFGILMATMALIFDLEALVQFLSIGTLLAYTFVAASIIVLRFQPDKTISKGSTSTSPNPNAEPSPVPSESQTIAEESEGLKQYESFSDKLQLVERQNTRERRGVGQLKATWEPYLSRLLGDCEPGDVVTYCVLTLIVSSVCFCAVLEFGIKQLQLPVWSFTVLLVIFGLAYILSLTLIWIHEPQTNSKTFRVPLVPLTPAASILINVFLMMKLSPLTWVRFTVWIAIGLFVYFGYGIWFSKEGMRELQPKDMAARYVVLPSGSLVETVQSVQPDGQVDTSAHHDNASTASTAEEYAGRR from the exons ATGGCATCTTGTCAGAGAGGATGCGCACCAGCGGTGCGCCTTTGCCAAAAGCTGAACCGACTGAAAACACTGGATGATGACATGATGGCCACATCGCTCAAACGGTGCCTCTCCACCTTGGACCTGACTCTGATGGGTGTGGGTGGCATGGTTGGCTCTGGACTTTATGTTCTGACAGGCACGGTGGCTAAAGACATGGTTGGGCCTGCTGTCATCATATCCTTCCTTTTTGCAGGTATTGCTTCTTTATTGGCTGCCTTTTGTTATGCAGAGTTTGGAGCACGTATTCCCAAAACAGGATCTGCCTACATGTTTACCTATGTCTCCATGGGAGAAGTCTGGGCTTTTCTCATTGGCTGGAATGTGATTCTGGAGAACATGATTGGTGGTGCTGCTGTGGCACGTGCCTGGAGTGGCTATCTGGACTCCATTTTTAATCATGCGATCCAGAACTTCACAGAGACGCACATCATGCAGTGGAACGTGCCCTTCCTTGCCCATTACCCTGACATACTGGCGGCAGGGATTCTAGTAGTTGCTTCATTCTTCATTTCCTTTGGAGTTCAAGTGTCATCTTACCTCAACCATATCTTCTCCTCCATTAGTATGGGTGTCATTGTTTTCATCCTGGTCTTTGGCTTTGTTTTGGCTGAACCAGCCAATTGGAGCCAGAAAGAAGGAGGCTTTGCACCTTTTGGGCTGTCTGGAATACTGGCAGGCTCAGCCACATGCTTCTTCGCATTTGTGGGCTTTGATGTAATTGCATCCTCAAGCGAGGAGGCAAAGAACCCGCAGAAGGCTGTTCCCATTGCCACTGCTATCTCCCTTGCGCTGGCAACAACAGCTTATATCCTGGTCTCCACAGTGCTCACACTAATCGTACCTTGGCATTCACTGGACCCCAACTCAGCTCTGGCAGATGCTTTCTTCCGCCGTGGTTACAGTTGGGCCGGGGTTGTTGTGGCAATAGGTTCCATCTGTG CCATgaacactgtgctgctgtgtaatctcttctccctccctcGGATTGTGTACGCCATGGCAGACGATGgactgttcttttcttttttcgcACGTGTTAATCCCATCACCAAAGTACCTGTCAATGCTATTCTGGTGTTTGGAATCCTGATGGCCACCATGGCTCTCATCTTTGACCTAGAGGCCTTGGTTCAGTTCTTGTCCATTGGCACCCTGCTGGCTTACACCTTCGTGGCAGCAAGTATTATTGTGCTGCGCTTCCAGCCAGACAAAACCATCTCCAAAGGATCCACTTCCACATCTCCTAACCCTAATGCCGAGCCTTCTCCTGTCCCGTCTGAGTCTCAGACCATAGCAGAGGAAAGTGAAGGGCTAAAACAATATGAATCCTTCTCTGACAAACTCCAATTGGTGGAAAGACAGAACACAAGAGAACGGCGGGGAGTGGGGCAGTTGAAGGCCACCTGGGAACCATACCTGAGCAGGCTGCTGGGGGACTGTGAGCCGGGGGATGTCGTGACCTACTGTGTGCTCACTCTGATAGTGAGCTCAGTATGCTTCTGTGCTGTGCTGGAATTTGgaatcaaacagctgcagctgccagtCTGGAGCTTCACAGTGCTGCTGGTGATTTTTGGCTTAGCTTACATTCTCAGCCTGACACTCATATGGATTCATGAGCCACAAACCAACAGCAAAACCTTCCGG gTACCTTTGGTTCCATTAACTCCAGCTGCCAGTATCCTCATTAATGTATTCCTCATGATGAAGCTCAGCCCTCTAACCTGGGTTCGTTTCACTGTATGGATCGCCATAG GtctctttgtttattttggttatGGGATCTGGTTCAGTAAAGAGGGCATGCGGGAGCTTCAGCCTAAAGACATGGCCGCCAGATACGTGGTGCTACCCAGCGGCAGCCTGGTAGAAACAGTGCAGTCTGTCCAGCCAGACGGCCAAGTGGACACCTCGGCTCACCATGACAATGCTTCCACTGCCTCAACAGCTGAGGAGTACGCAGGAAGGAGATGA
- the rasal1 gene encoding rasGAP-activating-like protein 1 codes for MAKNTSLYFRIVEGRNLPAKDVSGTSDPYCIVKVDNEVVARTATVWKNLNPFWGEEYTLHLPMGFHTLSFHVMDEDTIGHDDVIGKITLCKEAIGSQVKGLDSWLNLTRVDPDEEVQGEIHLSLELLKDTEKIILRCEVIEARDLAPRDISGTSDPFARVIFNNHSAESSIIKKTRFPHWGETLELELDPEELSEEGTVSVEVWDWDMVGKNDFLGKVEIPFACLHKTPPVQGWFRLLPLGNNEVDAGGKLGALRLKVRLVEDQILPSLYYQPLIDLLVESVISPTEVEDSTALTMLEEVTTVESRQDVAMTLVKIYLGQGLVVPFLDYLNTREVNHTTDPNTLFRSNSLASKAMEQFMKAVGMLYLHEVLKPIINRIFDEKKYIELDPCKIDLNRTRRISFKGAVSEAEVRDSSVEMLQSYLTSIIESIVGSVDQCPPVMRVAFKQLHKRVEEQFAEPENEDVKYLAISGFFFLRFFAPAILTPKLFQLRDQHADTRTSRTLLLLAKALQSVGNLGLQLGHGKEQWMAPLHPIILRSVASVKDFLDKLIDIDHDIVSDMPQRAVFMPSVTVKEAYLHKYKTEGPQLLSRFAFKKRYFRLTSETLSYAKTPDWQVHSSVPVQCVCAVERVDENAFQLQNVMQVITQDNDGQLHTMYIQCKNVNELNQWLSAIRKVSIYNERMLPSFHPGAYRSGKWTCCLQADRAVTGCSRTHSAVTLGDWSDPLDPDVETQTIYKQLLQGREKLRKKYLEVPDADQTSSNKEKKIHTDIQPGGAECNVQLTKPGQSVAARLLAVILDLEQAHATFHRREKEDATSVILNP; via the exons ATGGCCAAAAACACATCTCTTTATTTTCGCATCGTCGAGGGAAGGAACCTCCCGGCCAAAGACGT CTCCGGGACCAGTGATCCATACTGCATCGTAAAAGTTGACAATGAAGTTGTGGCCAG GACTGCCACAGTGTGGAAGAACCTTAATCCTTTCTGGGGTGAAGAGTACACACTGCACCTCCCAATGGGATTTCATACACTCTCCTTTCATGTGATGGATGAGGACACCATTGG CCACGATGATGTCATTGGAAAGATTACGCTTTGCAAAGAAGCGATTGGGTCTCAAGTTAAAG GGCTGGATAGTTGGCTGAACCTCACAAGGGTCGACCCTGATGAAGAAGTCCAGGGAGAGATCCATCTGAGTCTGGAGTTGCTGAAAGATACAGAGAAGATCATTCTGCGATGTGAAGTCATTGAAGCCAG AGACTTGGCTCCAAGAGACATCTCTGGAACCTCTGATCCGTTTGCGAGAGTTATCTTCAACAACCACAGCGCTGAGTCCTCG ATCATCAAGAAGACCCGTTTCCCTCACTGGGGAGAAACTCTGGAGCTGGAGTTGGATCCAGAGGAGCTGAGTGAGGAGGGAACTGTCAGTGTAGAGGTCTGGGACTGGGATATGGTGGGCAAGAATGACTTTCTAGGAAAG GTGGAGATTCCTTTTGCTTGTTTGCACAAGACACCTCCTGTACAAGGCTGGTTTCGTTTGTTACCCTTGGGAAACAATGAGGTTGATGCTGG CGGCAAGCTGGGAGCTCTACGTCTGAAGGTGCGTTTGGTAGAGGATCAGATCCTCCCATCTTTGTACTATCAGCCGCTCATTGACCTTCTGGTCGAGTCAGTCATCTCCCCTACAGAG GTGGAGGATAGCACTGCTCTGACCATGTTGGAGGAGGTAACAACAGTTGAGAGCCGGCAGGATGTGGCAATGACCCTGGTAAAGATCTATCTGGGCCAGGGCCTGGTGGTGCCGTTCCTGGATTACCTTAACACCCGGGAGGTCAACCACACCA CTGATCCAAACACTTTATTTCGGTCCAACTCACTTGCTTCCAAGGCCATGGAACAGTTCATGAAG GCCGTTGGCATGCTGTATCTGCATGAGGTGCTGAAGCCTATCATCAACCGCATCTTTGATGAGAAGAAGTACATTGAGCTGGACCCATGCAAGATTGACCTGAACCGCACAAG ACGAATTTCATTTAAGGGTGCAGTGTCAGAGGCAGAGGTGCGGGACAGCAGTGTGGAGATGCTGCAGAGCTACTTAACCAGCATCATTGAATCAATTGTGGGCTCAGTTGATCAGTGTCCTCCTGTGATGAGAGTGGCCTTCAAACAGCTACACAAGAGAGTAGAGGAGCAATTTGCAGAACCTGAGAATGAG GATGTGAAGTATTTGGCCATCAGTGGATTTTTCTTCCTTCGTTTTTTTGCTCCTGCAATCCTCACACCTAAACTGTTCCAGCTGAGGGACCAGCATGCTGACACGCGTACAAGCAGAACACTGTTACTACTGGCCAAG GCTTTACAAAGCGTTGGGAACTTGGGCCTTCAGCTGGGTCACGGAAAGGAGCAGTGGATGGCGCCTCTTCATCCCATCATCCTTCGCAGTGTGGCCTCAGTCAAGGACTTCCTTGACAAGTTGATTGACATAGATCATGACATTG TGTCTGACATGCCTCAGAGGGCTGTTTTCATGCCCTCAGTGACCGTTAAAGAGGCGTACCTCCACAAATACAAGACAGAAGGACCCCAACTGCTATCTCGCTTTGCCTTTAAGAAACGCTACTTCCGGTTGACTAGTGAGACACTATCCTACGCCAAGACACCTGACTGGCAG GTGCACTCCTCAGTccctgttcagtgtgtgtgtgcggtggAGAGGGTGGATGAAAATGCCTTTCAGCTGCAGAATGTAATGCAGGTCATCACCCAGGACAATGATGGACAGCTGCACACCATGTACATCCAGTGCAAG AATGTGAATGAGCTGAACCAATGGCTGTCAGCAATCAGGAAAGTCAGCATCTACAATGAGCGCATGCTGCCCTCTTTCCACCCAGGGGCTTATCGCAGTGGCAAGTGGACCTGCTGCCTCCAAGCTGACCGTGCTG TTACAGGCTGTAGTAGAACCCACTCTGCTGTGACTCTGGGTGACTGGAGTGACCCCTTGGATCCAGATGTTGAGACTCAGACCATATACAAACAGCTTCTCCAAGGCAGAGAAAAACTCAG GAAAAAATATCTTGAGGTGCCAGATGCTGATCAGACATCTAGcaataaagaaaagaagatCCACACTGACATTCAACCAG GTGGTGCAGAATGCAATGTTCAGCTAACAAAGCCAGGTCAGAGCGTTGCTGCTCGGCTGCTGGCAGTGATATTGGATCTGGAGCAGGCTCATGCCACTTTCCACCGCAGAGAAAAGGAGGACGCCACCAGTGTCATTCTGAATCCCTAG
- the dgcr6 gene encoding protein DGCR6 isoform X3: MDTHGADSTKQQERHYFLLSELQSLVKDLSSSFQQRLSYNTLSDLALALIDGTVYEIVQGLLDIQHLTEKNLYNQRQKLHCEHQALKQDLLRKHKDALQSCKSHNLVLLRSNQQAELEALEIRVREEQRMMDKKIVAEMDQKVIDQQNTLEKAGVPGFYITTNPQVHIST, translated from the exons ATGGACACTCACGGCGCTGATTCCACAAAACAACAAGAGAGACATTACTTCCTGTTGTCAGAGCTGCAGAGCCTGGTCAAAGACTTATCGAG CTCCTTCCAGCAGCGCCTGTCCTACAACACGCTCAGTGACCTGGCTCTAGCGCTCATCGATGGGACCGTGTATGAGATCGTGCAAGGGCTCCTGGATATTCAGCATCTGACAGAGAAGAATCTGTACAACCAAAGGCAAAAGCTGCACTGTGAACACCAAG CACTCAAACAAGATCTGTTACGAAAACACAAAGACGCTCTGCAGTCATGCAAGTCTCACAATCTTGTGCTTCTCAGATCAAACCAACAGGCCGAACTAGAG GCTCTGGAAATCCGTGTCCGTGAGGAGCAAAGAATGATGGATAAGAAGATTGTGGCAGAAATGGATCAGAAAGTGATCGACCAGCAGAACACTCTGGAGAAGGCAGGAGTCCCTGGCTTTTACATCACCACTAATCCTCAGGTGCACATCTCCACCTGA
- the dgcr6 gene encoding protein DGCR6 isoform X2: MDTHGADSTKQQERHYFLLSELQSLVKDLSSSFQQRLSYNTLSDLALALIDGTVYEIVQGLLDIQHLTEKNLYNQRQKLHCEHQALKQDLLRKHKDALQSCKSHNLVLLRSNQQAELEALEIRVREEQRMMDKKIVAEMDQKVIDQQNTLEKELTVQMNLLELILKLQQKESQCGTL, encoded by the exons ATGGACACTCACGGCGCTGATTCCACAAAACAACAAGAGAGACATTACTTCCTGTTGTCAGAGCTGCAGAGCCTGGTCAAAGACTTATCGAG CTCCTTCCAGCAGCGCCTGTCCTACAACACGCTCAGTGACCTGGCTCTAGCGCTCATCGATGGGACCGTGTATGAGATCGTGCAAGGGCTCCTGGATATTCAGCATCTGACAGAGAAGAATCTGTACAACCAAAGGCAAAAGCTGCACTGTGAACACCAAG CACTCAAACAAGATCTGTTACGAAAACACAAAGACGCTCTGCAGTCATGCAAGTCTCACAATCTTGTGCTTCTCAGATCAAACCAACAGGCCGAACTAGAG GCTCTGGAAATCCGTGTCCGTGAGGAGCAAAGAATGATGGATAAGAAGATTGTGGCAGAAATGGATCAGAAAGTGATCGACCAGCAGAACACTCTGGAGAAG gagcTGACAGTGCAGATGAACCTACTTGAACTGATCCTCAAGCTTCAACAGAAGGAGTCACAATGTGGGACGCTGTGA
- the dgcr6 gene encoding protein DGCR6 isoform X1 — MDTHGADSTKQQERHYFLLSELQSLVKDLSSSFQQRLSYNTLSDLALALIDGTVYEIVQGLLDIQHLTEKNLYNQRQKLHCEHQALKQDLLRKHKDALQSCKSHNLVLLRSNQQAELEALEIRVREEQRMMDKKIVAEMDQKVIDQQNTLEKAGVPGFYITTNPQELTVQMNLLELILKLQQKESQCGTL; from the exons ATGGACACTCACGGCGCTGATTCCACAAAACAACAAGAGAGACATTACTTCCTGTTGTCAGAGCTGCAGAGCCTGGTCAAAGACTTATCGAG CTCCTTCCAGCAGCGCCTGTCCTACAACACGCTCAGTGACCTGGCTCTAGCGCTCATCGATGGGACCGTGTATGAGATCGTGCAAGGGCTCCTGGATATTCAGCATCTGACAGAGAAGAATCTGTACAACCAAAGGCAAAAGCTGCACTGTGAACACCAAG CACTCAAACAAGATCTGTTACGAAAACACAAAGACGCTCTGCAGTCATGCAAGTCTCACAATCTTGTGCTTCTCAGATCAAACCAACAGGCCGAACTAGAG GCTCTGGAAATCCGTGTCCGTGAGGAGCAAAGAATGATGGATAAGAAGATTGTGGCAGAAATGGATCAGAAAGTGATCGACCAGCAGAACACTCTGGAGAAGGCAGGAGTCCCTGGCTTTTACATCACCACTAATCCTCAG gagcTGACAGTGCAGATGAACCTACTTGAACTGATCCTCAAGCTTCAACAGAAGGAGTCACAATGTGGGACGCTGTGA